The following is a genomic window from Serratia ficaria.
CCAAGCTGCAGATCGCCGGTCAGCAGGCCGTTCAGCGACTGGCTGATGCGGGTAAAGTCGCGTGCGGCGTTGAACAGCGTGCGGCAGGCGATCAGCATGCGTTCGCCTTTCGGGGTGAGCATGAAACCGGAGCGGCCGCGCTGGCACAGGCGAAATCCCAACCGGGTCTCCAGCGAGGCGAGATGGGTGCTGATGGTGGACTGATTCATCATCAGCGGCTCCTGAGCGGCGCTGACGCCCTGCGCCTCCGCCACCGCGACGAACACCCGCAGCAGTTTGAGATCGATATCGCTTAGGTTGGTGAGCATCTGTCCCTCCACGGAAAGTATCTGGCCGTTAACCCGTTTTTAACATCGAAGAAGAGGGCGTTGGCGAGTGTGATTTGTCCTTCCTTATGGCATGGATGTCAAATAAAAATCAATAGTTCAACGGCTTAGTAAACATCGTCTTTTTCAATGCTTACATGCGAAAGCGGGAATGGTAGCCAGACGAAGCCGCGGGGTAGCCTGTGAATGTTATTCAAATGTTGAAAATACCGACTCCCCAAAACAAGGAAACGCCATGCTGAATCAACCTCAAAGCGGCAACGACATGCCGCGTTTCGCCGGCATCCCCACCATGATGCGCCTGCCCGCGGCCGAAGATGCGCGCGGGTTGGATGCGGCCTTCGTCGGCATTCCGCTGGATATCGGCACCTCGAACCGCAGCGGGACCCGCTACGGCCCGCGGCAGATCCGTCAGGAGTCGGTGATGATCCGCCCTTACAACATGGGCACCGGCTCGGCGCCCTTCGAACGCCTGCAGGTGGCCGATCTCGGCGACGTCGCCATCAATCCCTACAGCCTGGCGGACAGCGTGCGGCGCATCGAACAGGCTTACCACGGCATTCTGGAGCATCGTTGCACTCCGCTGACGCTGGGCGGCGACCACACCCTGACGCTGCCGGTGCTGCGCGCCGTCGCCCGCCGGCATGGCCCGGTCGGTCTGATCCACGTCGACGCCCATTCCGATACCAACGAAGAGATGTTCGGGGAACGGCTGGCGCACGGCACCACCTTCCGCCGCGCTTTTGAGGAGGGGCTGCTGGCGCCGGAAAGGGTGGTGCAGATTGGCCTGCGTGGCAGCGGCTATGCGGCGGATGATTTCGACTGGTCGCGCCGTCAGGGCTTTCGCGTGGTGCCGGCGGAAGCGTGCTGGCACCGATCGCTGACGCCGCTGATGGCGGAAATTCGCCAGCAGATGGGCGATGCGCCGGTGTATCTCAGCTTCGACATCGACGGGCTGGATCCGGCCTTCGCGCCGGGCACCGGCACGCCGGAGGTCGGCGGGCTGTCGGTCTGGCAGGGGCTGGAGATCGTGCGCGGCTGCCGCGGGCTGAACCTGGCCGGCGCCGACGTGGTGGAGGTGTCGCCGCCGTACGATCGCACCGGCAACACCGCGTTGTTGGCGGCCAACCTGCTGTTTGAAATGCTGTGCGTGCTGCCGGCCCGCTGAGGGCACGCCAAACCCTGCCGGCGGAGCGGTTGCGTCCGGCCTCCTGATAACGATAACCAAGGTATGGAGGTGTTTATGAATCTCGATCTGCTGGTCGTGGTGTTTTATTTCCTGGTGATAGGCGCGGTGGGGTGGATGGGCATACGCCGCGCCAACTCCAAGGAGGCATACCTGGTGGCCGGGCGCAACTTGGGTCCGGGGCTGTATCTGGGCACGCTGTCGGCGGTGGTGCTCGGCGGCGCCTCGACCATCGGCACCGTCAAACTCGGTTATACCTACGGCATTTCCGGCGTCTGGCTGTGCGGCGCGCTGGGCCTGGGCATCGTGGTGTTGAGCACGGTGCTGGCCAAGCCGCTGCTGCAGCTTAAGCTGTATACCGTCAGCCAGGTGCTGTCGCGCCGCTACCATCCGGCGGCCAGGGTGACCAGCGGCGCCATCATGCTGGCCTACGACCTGATGGTGGCGGTGACCTCGATCATCGCCATCGGCAGCGTGATGCAGGTGATGTTCGCGCTGTCGTTCCCCACCTCGATCCTGCTCGGCGGCGGGTTGGTGGTGCTGTATTCGACGCTGGGCGGCATGTGGTCGCTGACGCTGACCGACATCCTCCAGTTCATCATCATGACCGTCGGCATGATGCTGGTGCTGATGCCGATGAGCATCGTCAAGGCCGGCGGCTGGGAAGCGTTCGGCAGCCTGTTGCCCGACAGCTACTACCGGCTGTCGTCGATCGGTCTGGACACCATTCTGGTGTTTTTCCTGATTTACTTCTTCGGCATTCTGATCGGCCAGGATATCTGGCAGCGGGTGTTCACCGCCCGCAGCGTCGACGTGGCGCGCTATGCCGGGCTGGGCGCGGGCGTTTATTGCGTGCTGTATGGCGTGACCGGCGCGCTGATCGGCATGGCCGGCAAAATCCTGTTGCCGCAGTTGGCCAGCACCGACGGCGCCTTTGCCGCCATCGCCCAGGCGGTATTGCCGGCCGGCATCAGCGGACTGGTGGCCGCCGCGGCGTTGGCGGCGCTGATGTCCACCGCCAGCGCCTGCCTGCTGGCGTCGTCGACCATCGCGCTGGAGGACGTGCTGCCGGCGATCCGGCGGCGGCCGTCGGGCGGGCTGGCCGCCGGGCGTTTCACCACTCTGATCATGGGCATGATCATGCTGGGGCTGGCGTTTCTGGTGCGCGACGTGCTGGCGGCGCTGACGCTGGCCTATAACCTGCTGGTGGGCGGCATGCTGATCCCGCTGGTGGGGGCGATTTTCTGGCGGCGCGCCACCAGCCTCGGCGCCATCGCCAGCATGCTGACCGGCAGCCTGTGCGTCGTGGGATTGATGTTCTGGCAGGGCATCGACGCCAACAGCCCGATCTACGGCGGATTGCTGGGCGGCGGCGCGGCCTTCGTGCTGGGCAGCCTGCTGAGCCGGCCGGCGCCGCAGTTGCAGACTTTGACCGAGCGCTGAGCGCCGCGACGCCAGAGGCAACCGCCGCAGGCGCCGTTGATGTCCAGGCGGCGCTGCGCCTACAGCCAGCCCGACTTCTTCAGCTTTTGATACAGCAAGAAGCAGCCGGCGACGGTCACCCCGAGGGTGGCGTGGTAGGCCCAGGGGAACTTCAGCTCCGGCATGTCGGCGAAGTTCATCCCGTACAGGCTGAAGATCACCGTCGGAATGGCCAAAATCGCCCCCCAGCCGGCCAACCGCTTCACCACTTCGTTTTGCTTCACCGTCACCAGCGCCAGATTGACGTGCATGGCGTTGGTGAGCATTTCGCGCATGTCGTCGATGTTACTGGCCACCTGCCGGGCATGGTCCTGCACGTCGCGCACGTAGGCGCGCAGCTCTTTGGGGATCACCTCTTCGTGCAGGCGGATCAGTTGGGTGCAGATTTCGTCCATCGGCAGCGCGGCGTTGCGCAGCGCCAGCAGGTGGCGGCGCAGGGTGTAGACGTTTTCGATCGCCGCCTGATCGAACTCGGATTTGAACATGTTGGCTTCGATGCCTTCGATGGTCGCCTCGAATTTGGCCACCACGCTGCGGTAGTTGTCCACCACGAAGTCCAGCACCGAATAGAGCGCAAAGCCGGGGCCGTGGCACATTTGCTTATGGTTTTCTTCGGCTTTGGCGCGGATCGGCGCGTAGCTGGGCGAGGCGCCGTGGCGCACCGTCACCAAAAAATTCTTGCCGACGAAGAAGTGGGTTTCTCCGTATTCGACTTCCTCGTTGTCGCCCCATTGCGCGGTTTTCACCACGATAAACAGCGAATCGCCGTAGCTTTCCAGCTTGGGGCGCTGGTGCGCGCACAGCGCGTCCTCGATCGCCAGATCGTGCAGCCCGAACTCCTCCTGCACCTTGCGCATAAACGCCGGCTCCGGCTGCCACAGCCCCAGCCAGACGAAAGTGTCCGGTTGTTTGACCACTTCGCTGATATCGTCGATGGTCACTTCGCCCAGCCGTTTGCCGGCCTTGTAGGCCACGCTGTTCACCACCATGCTTTTGCTGTCCATCGGGCCGCCCGTCATTCAGTCAGAGTTTTGGTCATAAAATAACATTCATGTTCAACCGGGTAATCTTTCAGCGTCATTTGCAGCTGATAACCGAGTTTCTCGTAGAACGGCCGCGCCTGAAAGCTGAAGGTATCCAAACGGGAATAGCGGCAGCCGCGCGCCAGCGCTGCTCGTTCGGCGGCCTGCATCACCTGGCGGCCCAGACCGCTGCCGCGCTGGGGAGCGTCCACCCACAGCCAGTCGATGCTCAGCCAGTTGCCCCAGGTGACGGCGGTCAGCCCGGCCACCACTCGCCCGTCGGCGTCCCGCGCATAGGCGTTGAGGGAGCGGCGCAGGCCGCCGTCAATATAGGGTTGGTTATGGGCGCGCAGGCCCTGGCGGATGGCATCGAGAGTATGTTCGTCCAACGTATCCGCAACGGTAATGTTCATCTTTCCTCCTCGGTTATCCGTTAACTTAAGCACAGCACGGCCAAAAGGCAACCCGTTGAAATTTAATGCAAACGATCGCGCCGGGCGATTGGGCTACACTGAATGGGACATTTTACGCTCAGGAGGACGTTATGCCCCGACTTACCCTAATGGCCGGCCTGCTGTTGTGCAGCGGCCTGCTGCAGGCCGCGCCGACGGTCACTCAGCTGCAGGACGGATTGGAGCACCCCTGGTCGCTGGCCTTTTTGCCGGCGGAACAGGGCGTGCTGATCACCGAACGGCCCGGCAGGCTGCGGTTGTGGCAGCAGGATCGGGGGCTGTCGGCGCCGATAGCCGGCGTGCCCAAGGTCTATGCCGAGGGGCAGGGCGGGCTGTTGGAAGTGCTGCCTGCGCCGGATTTCGCCGCCAGCCGCCGGGTTTATCTCAGCTTCGCCGAACCGGGGGATGACGGCAAGGCGGGCACCGCGGTGGGCTATGGGCGCCTGAGCGACGACGGCGGGCGGCTGGATAATTTCAAGGTGATCTTCCGCCAGCAGCCCAAGCTGTCGGTCGGCAACCACTTCGGCGGCAAGCTGGCGTTCGACCGGCAGGGGTATCTGTTTATCGCGCTGGGGGAAAACAACCAGCGGCCGACGGCGCAGGACGCCGATAAGCTGCAGGGCAAGCTGGTGCGGCTGACCGCCGACGGCGCGGTGCCGCCGGATAATCCCTGGGTCGGCCAGGCCGGCAAGCGGCCGGAAGTGTGGTCTTATGGCCATCGCAACCCGCAGGGGCTGGCGTTGAATCCGTGGAGCGGGGTTATCTGGGAACACGAACACGGGCCGCGCGGCGGCGACGAGATCAACATCCCGCAGGCGGGCAAAAACTACGGCTGGCCGCTGGCCACCCACGGCATCAACTATTCCGGCCAGCCGATCCCGGAGGCCAAAGGCCAACGGGCGGCGGGCACCGAACCGCCGCTGCATTACTGGCAGGTATCGCCCGGCATCAGCGGCATGGCGTTTTATGATGCGCAACGCTTCCCGGCCTGGCGGCATTCGCTGTTTATCGGCGCGCTGGCGCAGAAAGAGCTGATCCGCCTGACGCTGGACGGAGACAAGGTGGTGGCGGAGGAGCGGCTGCTGGGCGATCGCGGCGAACGCATCCGCGAAGTGCGCAGCGGGCCGGACGGCTATCTTTATCTGCTGACCGATGAAAGCGACGGCAAGCTGCTGAAGGTGGGGGCGTCGTGACGCCCCGGGGAAAATCAGGTCAGTTCGCTCATCACGCCGCGCTGATAGGCCGGGCGGGCGCGCAGCTGCTGGTACCAGCGTTCCAGATTCGGGCGCGGGCGGCGGGCGATCGGCATTTCGAACCAGGCGTAGATAAAGCTGCCGAGCGGGATATCGCCGAAGCCGAATGACTCGCCGGAAAGATAGGGCTGGCGTTCCAGCGTTTGTTCCACGATGTCGAAGTGTTTTTCCAGCGTGGCGATCGCCGCCGTGATCTTGTCCATGTCGCGCTGTTCCGGCGGGGTGCGCACCAGGCCCCAAAATACGATGGAGAAGGGGGCGACCAGGGTCGATGTGGTCCAGTCCATCCATTTTTCGGCGCTGGCGCGCGCCTGCAGATCCTGCGGATAAAACGACGCGTCGCCAAACTTGGCCGCCAGATAGCGCACGATGGCGTTGGACTCCCACAGCGTGAAGTCGTCGTCCTGCAGCAGCGGCACCAGGCCGTTGGGGTTCAGTGAACGGTAGCGTTCCTCGTTCACCTTGCCGAATGCGCCGCCGGCGTTGATGTGGGTGTAGTTCAGATCCAGCTCTGCGGCGCACCACAGCACTTTCCTGACGTTGTTCGAGTTTTCACGGCCCCAGATGGTCAGCATGTCATGCCTCTATTTAGCGGGTTAACGAACCTAAGCCTTTATTCCTACGCCATAAAATGATGTTTGTCACACCGAAAGGCATTTTTTGCCGGCCGCTCAGCGTTCCCAGCGGCACACTTCCCAACCCCGTTCCGCCGCCAGCGCGCTCAGATCGCTGTCGGGGTTGATCACCGTCGCGCTGTCGACGTAGTGCAGCATCGGTGCGTCGTTGAGCGAGTCGCTGTAGCCGTGGCTGTGTTCGAACTTCAGCTCCGGGCGCTGCGCCAGCCACTGCTGCAGGCGGATGACCTTGCCCTGCTGATAGGTCATGGTGCCGTAGGTGTTGCCGGTAAAGCGGTCATCGACCACTTCGACGCCGATCGCCAGCGCGCCGTCGGCGCCGAGCTGTTCGGCGATCGGCGCCACCAGGTGTTCGCCGGTGGCGGAGATCACCAGGATGCAGTCGCCGCGCTCGCGGTGCCACTGCAGGCGTTCACGGGCGGCGGGGTATACGCGCGGCAGGATATCGCGGCGAATATAGCGCTGCACCCAGCCGGCCACCGTTCGGGTGCTCAGGCCGGCCAGCGGCGCCAGCGTGGCCTGCATGTAATCCTCCATCGACAGCTTGCCCTGATAGTAAAGCTGCATCAGCTGCTGTTCCTGCAGTTCCAGCTCCGCCGGCGCGAACCCCTGAGCGACCAGCCAGCGGATCCACAGGCTGGCGCTATCATCATCAATCAGGGTTTCATCCAGGTCGAATAAGGCTAAATCCATCAGTATTTCTCCGGCAGGCAGGGAATGGGGGCGCATGAATAATAGCGGATACCGTACGCCGCCAGCCAGCGGCGTCGGTGAAATTGCGCAGAGCATAAGAAACATTGATGACAGTTCTGCGACACTTTGTTGAAGCTTTGCATAACTTAGAACGCAACAATATTGGCTCGCCCGGCGGCGGCAGTGATAACTATGGGGCAACGAGCGCAGCCCTCTGGAGCAGACGATGTTGATAATTCGCCTTTATAGCGGCCCGATCCTGATCGGGGAAGATGAGGAACCGGATGATGACCACACCACTGACGCTGAAGACGCTGCCGCTGCTGGATCTTTCGCGGCTTGACGGCGAAGCGCGGCAACGGCGGGCGTTTCTCGACGGCCTGCGGGCGGCGGCGCGCGACGTCGGATTCTTCTATCTGCGCGGACACGGCGTCGATCCGGCGCTGAACGCCGGGCTGCAGCAGTGCGCGCGGCGGTTTTTCGCGCTGCCGGAGGCCGACAAGCTGGCGGTGCAGATGGTGCATTCGCCGCATTTTCGCGGCTATAACCGCGCGGCGGCGGAGCTGACCCGCGGCCAGCCGGACTGGCGCGAACAGTTTGACATCGGCGCCGAACGGCCGGCGCTGTCATTGAACGAGGACAGCCCGCGCTGGGCGCGGCTGCAGGGCCCGAATCAGTGGCCTAGCGCGCTGCCGGAGCTGAAGCCGCTGCTGCTGCAGTGGCAACGGGCGATGACCGCCATGTCGCTGCGGCTGCTGCGGGCTTTCGCCCTGGCGCTGGCGCTGCCGGAACGGGCGTTTGATCCGCTGTACGGCGACAAGCCGAACGAACACATCAAGCTGATCCGCTATCCGGGGCGTGAAGCCACGGGAAGCGGGCAGGGCGTCGGGGCGCACAAGGATTCCGGCTTTCTCAGCTTCCTGCTGCAGGACCGGCAGAAAGGCCTGCAGGTGGAGGTGAGCGAAGGGCGCTGGATCGATGCCGAACCGCGCGAGGACACGTTCGTGGTGAACATCGGCGAGCTGCTGGAGCTGGCGAGCAACGGCTATCTGCGCGCCACGATGCATCGGGTGGAGACGCCGCCGGCGGGCAGCGAGCGGCTGTCGATCGCCTTTTTCCTCGGTGCGCGGCTGGACGCGGTGGTACCGCTGTATCGGCTGCCGGCGCATCTGGCGGCCGAGGCCCGGGGCCCGGCCAGCGATCCGCACAATCCGCTGTTTCGCGACGTCGGCTACAACTACCTGAAAGGGCGCATCCGCTCCCATCCGGACGTCGCGCAGCGCTACTATCGGGACGTTATCGGCGCCCAGAGATAACAGAGCCCGGCACTGCGCCGGGCTTGCGCATCTTTCGCCTGCGGGTTACTCCGCCAGCGCCTGTTGCAAATCGGCAATCAGGTCTTCCGCATCCTCGATCCCCACCGACAGCCGCAGCAGCTGCGGGGTAATGCCGGTCTTCAGCCGCTGCTCCAGCGGGATCGAGGCATGGGTCATGCTGAACGGCTGGCCGATCAGGCTCTCCACGCCGCCCAGGCTCTCCGCCAGGGTGAACAGCTTCGAACGTTTAATCACCCGGCGCGCATAGGCGTCGTCGCCTTGCAAGCGCACCGAGATCATGCCGCCGAAGCGGCTCATCTGCCGCGCCGCCAGCGCATGCTGCGGATGGCTCGGCAGGCCCGGGTAGTAAACGTTTTCCACCTGCGGCTGGCTTTCCAGCCACTGGGCGATGCGCAGCGCGCTGTTGCTGTGGCGCTCCATGCGCAGCGCCAGCGTGCGCATGCCGCGCAGCGTCAGGAAGCTGCTGAACGGATCGAGGATGCCGCCCACCGCGTTCTGCAGGAAGCCAAGCTGCTCCGCCAGCGCCGGGTTGTCGCCCACCGCCGCCACCCCGGCCACCACGTCGGAATGGCCGTTGAGGTATTTGGTGGCGGAGTGCACCACCAGGTCAAAACCGAGCTCCAGCGGGCGCTGAATATACGGCGAGGCGAAGGTGTTGTCCGCTACGCTGATCAGCCCGCGCCGTTTGGCGATCGCCGCGATGGCGCGCAGATCGGCCAGCTTGAGCAGCGGGTTGGTGGGGGTTTCCACCCAGATCATTTTGGTGTCCGGCTCGATCGCCTGCTCCAGCGCGGCGATGTCCGCCGGCGCAACGTAGGTGACGCGCAGGCCGGCGGTGCGGCTGCGCACCTTTTCCAGCAGGCGATAGGTACCGCCGTACAGATCGTCGACCGCCACCAGATGGCTGCCCTGATCGAGCAGCTCCAGCACCGTCGAGCAGGCCGCCAGGCCAGAGGCGAAGGCGTAGCCGCGGCTGCCGCCCTCCAGTGCGGCGATGGCGCTTTCCAGCGCGGTGCGCGTCGGGTTGGCGCTGCGCGAATATTCATAGCCGGTATGCTCGCCCGGCGCCGGTTGGGCGTAGGTGGAGGTGGCGTAAATCGCCGGCATCACGGCGCCGGTGGCGTCGGGGGTGTAACCTGCGTGAACGGTCAACGTATCAAACTTGGCCATAACGGATCCTTATTAACGTAATTTTTGGCGCCAGGCGTTAAGCACGTCTGTGCGGGTGATCAGGCCGAGGAAGCGCTCGCCGTCGAGCACTACCGCGACATGGCCGTGGTTGAAAGTGGCCTGCAGGTCCCGATAGCCGGCCTCTTTTTGCAGCGTGTCGACCTGTTGGGTCATGGCGCTGCTGGCAGGCAGGCTGAAGTGGGCGGCGTCCGCCTGCACGGCGTTCAGCAGATCCCATTCGTCGATCAGGCCGACCACCCGGTCGCCCTCCAGCACCGGCAGCTGCGAGATGTCGTACAGCCGCATGCGGGCGTGCACGATCGCCAGCGTGTCTTCCGGCGAGACGGATACCGCGGCGCCTTCGTCGTGGCGGTAGGCGATCAGATCGCGCAGATCGCCGTGCTGCGGCTTGCTCAGCAGCCCCTGCTCCAACATCCAGTGGTCGTTATACATTTTAGACAGGTATTTGTTGCCGCTGTCGCAGACGAAGGTCACCACCCGCTTGGGTTCGGTCTGCGCGCGGCAATAGCGCAGCGCGGCGGCCAGCAGGGTGCCGGTGGAAGAACCCGCCAATACGCCTTCCTTGCGCAGCAGGTCGCGCGCGGTGGTGAAGGCTTCAGCGTCGCCGATGCGGTAAGCGTTACGCACCTGGCCGAAGTCGCTCAGCGGCGGGACGAAGTCCTCACCGATGCCTTCCACCAACCAACTGCCGGCTTCGCCAATCTGGCCGTTGTCCAGGTAGTCCGCCAGGATCGAGCCGGCGGGATCGGCCAGCACGAACTCGGTTTGCGGGGAAACCTCGGCGAAATACTGGCTCAGCCCGCCCAGCGTGCCGCCGGAGCCGACGCCGACCGCGATGGCGTCCACCCGATGGTCCATCTGCCGCCACAGTTCCGGTGCGGTGGTGTTGGCATGGGCCGCCGGGTTGGCCGGGTTGTTGAACTGGTCGATATAAAAGGCGCCGGGGATCTCATCCGCCAGGCGTTTGGCGTAATCCTGATAATAGGCCGGATGGCCCTTGCCGACGTCCGAACGGGTCAGCAGCACCTCCACGCCCAGCGCGCGCAGGTGGAAGATCTTCTCGCGGCTCATTTTGTCCGGCACCACCAGCAGCAGCTTGTAGCCTTTCAGCGCCGCCACCAGCGCCAACCCCAGGCCGGTGTTGCCGGCGGTGGCCTCAATGATGGTGCCGCCCGGTTGCAGGCGGCCGTCGCGTTCGGCCTGCTCGATCATCGACAGCGCCACGCGATCCTTGATCGAACCGCCGGGATTCTGGTTTTCCAGTTTGACGAACAGCCGGCACGGGCCGGTATCGAACTGGGTCAGCTCCAGCATCGGGGTGTTGCCGATCATATCGATGACGGAAAGGGGGATTGCCATGACTCATCTCCAGGATAATTCGGTTTAAAAACCGTTGTATGGATGATAACTCTGTGAATGAGCGCATCAAAAAGAACAAATAACCGTCATATATGCATTTTTGGAATATATTAAGCTGGTTTGGACGTAAAGAAGCATGGATGTTTGGCGGTGCGGAAGTGTGGCCGTTTAGCCGTGAGCGGTATAAGAAATGTCCGTTAAGGCGCTTTTTTAAGCCAGATCTGGGAGCCAGCGTACAGTTATGTAAAAATGCTGAAAATTCACGCTAAACCCTGCAAAAATAAGATAAATCACATAAACTCACAGCAAGGGCATTTTCGGTGCGCTGTTCACCCGTTACGGGCGCCGCAGGGAATTCGCGGTGGGCACAAGCGCATCGGGCCACTCTCGCTGGTTGGCTGAAAACGTGAACATGTTTGAAAGTTAACGCTATTTCAATGATTTGAATGGACACTCTGGCGACGTCATGATGAAAAAAAACTTATCCACCTCCCTTAAAAAACTGACCTTCAGCGTTGGCATCCTGTTGTTGGCCGCACCCGCCGTACGCGCGGCGGAACCGCCGGCACCGCCGCAGGTAGACGCCAAAGCCTTTGTGCTGATGGACTACAACAGCGGCAAGATCCTGACCGAAGGCAATCCGGACACCCGTCTCGATCCCGCCAGCCTGACCAAGATCATGTCCAGCTACGTGATCGGCCAGGCGATCAAGGCCGGCAAGATCAAACCGGAAGATTTGGTGACCGTCGGCAAAGACGCCTGGGCGCCCGGCAATCCGGCGCTGCGCGGCTCCTCGCTGATGTTTGTCAAGCCGGGCGATCAGGTGCCGGTGCTGGAGCTGAATAAGGGCATCGTGATCCAATCGGGCAACGACGCCAGCATCGCGTTGGCGGACTACGTGGCGGGCAGCCAGGATTCGTTCGTCGGCCTGATGAACAACTACGCCAAATCGCTGGGGCTGCAGAACACGCATTTCCTGACGGTGCACGGTCTGGATGCCGAAGGGCAATACAGCACCGCGCGCGACATGG
Proteins encoded in this region:
- the speB gene encoding agmatinase; the encoded protein is MLNQPQSGNDMPRFAGIPTMMRLPAAEDARGLDAAFVGIPLDIGTSNRSGTRYGPRQIRQESVMIRPYNMGTGSAPFERLQVADLGDVAINPYSLADSVRRIEQAYHGILEHRCTPLTLGGDHTLTLPVLRAVARRHGPVGLIHVDAHSDTNEEMFGERLAHGTTFRRAFEEGLLAPERVVQIGLRGSGYAADDFDWSRRQGFRVVPAEACWHRSLTPLMAEIRQQMGDAPVYLSFDIDGLDPAFAPGTGTPEVGGLSVWQGLEIVRGCRGLNLAGADVVEVSPPYDRTGNTALLAANLLFEMLCVLPAR
- a CDS encoding sodium:solute symporter, with protein sequence MNLDLLVVVFYFLVIGAVGWMGIRRANSKEAYLVAGRNLGPGLYLGTLSAVVLGGASTIGTVKLGYTYGISGVWLCGALGLGIVVLSTVLAKPLLQLKLYTVSQVLSRRYHPAARVTSGAIMLAYDLMVAVTSIIAIGSVMQVMFALSFPTSILLGGGLVVLYSTLGGMWSLTLTDILQFIIMTVGMMLVLMPMSIVKAGGWEAFGSLLPDSYYRLSSIGLDTILVFFLIYFFGILIGQDIWQRVFTARSVDVARYAGLGAGVYCVLYGVTGALIGMAGKILLPQLASTDGAFAAIAQAVLPAGISGLVAAAALAALMSTASACLLASSTIALEDVLPAIRRRPSGGLAAGRFTTLIMGMIMLGLAFLVRDVLAALTLAYNLLVGGMLIPLVGAIFWRRATSLGAIASMLTGSLCVVGLMFWQGIDANSPIYGGLLGGGAAFVLGSLLSRPAPQLQTLTER
- a CDS encoding magnesium and cobalt transport protein CorA yields the protein MDSKSMVVNSVAYKAGKRLGEVTIDDISEVVKQPDTFVWLGLWQPEPAFMRKVQEEFGLHDLAIEDALCAHQRPKLESYGDSLFIVVKTAQWGDNEEVEYGETHFFVGKNFLVTVRHGASPSYAPIRAKAEENHKQMCHGPGFALYSVLDFVVDNYRSVVAKFEATIEGIEANMFKSEFDQAAIENVYTLRRHLLALRNAALPMDEICTQLIRLHEEVIPKELRAYVRDVQDHARQVASNIDDMREMLTNAMHVNLALVTVKQNEVVKRLAGWGAILAIPTVIFSLYGMNFADMPELKFPWAYHATLGVTVAGCFLLYQKLKKSGWL
- a CDS encoding GNAT family N-acetyltransferase yields the protein MNITVADTLDEHTLDAIRQGLRAHNQPYIDGGLRRSLNAYARDADGRVVAGLTAVTWGNWLSIDWLWVDAPQRGSGLGRQVMQAAERAALARGCRYSRLDTFSFQARPFYEKLGYQLQMTLKDYPVEHECYFMTKTLTE
- a CDS encoding PQQ-dependent sugar dehydrogenase, yielding MPRLTLMAGLLLCSGLLQAAPTVTQLQDGLEHPWSLAFLPAEQGVLITERPGRLRLWQQDRGLSAPIAGVPKVYAEGQGGLLEVLPAPDFAASRRVYLSFAEPGDDGKAGTAVGYGRLSDDGGRLDNFKVIFRQQPKLSVGNHFGGKLAFDRQGYLFIALGENNQRPTAQDADKLQGKLVRLTADGAVPPDNPWVGQAGKRPEVWSYGHRNPQGLALNPWSGVIWEHEHGPRGGDEINIPQAGKNYGWPLATHGINYSGQPIPEAKGQRAAGTEPPLHYWQVSPGISGMAFYDAQRFPAWRHSLFIGALAQKELIRLTLDGDKVVAEERLLGDRGERIREVRSGPDGYLYLLTDESDGKLLKVGAS
- a CDS encoding glutathione S-transferase family protein, which encodes MLTIWGRENSNNVRKVLWCAAELDLNYTHINAGGAFGKVNEERYRSLNPNGLVPLLQDDDFTLWESNAIVRYLAAKFGDASFYPQDLQARASAEKWMDWTTSTLVAPFSIVFWGLVRTPPEQRDMDKITAAIATLEKHFDIVEQTLERQPYLSGESFGFGDIPLGSFIYAWFEMPIARRPRPNLERWYQQLRARPAYQRGVMSELT
- a CDS encoding HAD family hydrolase, translating into MDLALFDLDETLIDDDSASLWIRWLVAQGFAPAELELQEQQLMQLYYQGKLSMEDYMQATLAPLAGLSTRTVAGWVQRYIRRDILPRVYPAARERLQWHRERGDCILVISATGEHLVAPIAEQLGADGALAIGVEVVDDRFTGNTYGTMTYQQGKVIRLQQWLAQRPELKFEHSHGYSDSLNDAPMLHYVDSATVINPDSDLSALAAERGWEVCRWER
- a CDS encoding isopenicillin N synthase family dioxygenase, which codes for MTTPLTLKTLPLLDLSRLDGEARQRRAFLDGLRAAARDVGFFYLRGHGVDPALNAGLQQCARRFFALPEADKLAVQMVHSPHFRGYNRAAAELTRGQPDWREQFDIGAERPALSLNEDSPRWARLQGPNQWPSALPELKPLLLQWQRAMTAMSLRLLRAFALALALPERAFDPLYGDKPNEHIKLIRYPGREATGSGQGVGAHKDSGFLSFLLQDRQKGLQVEVSEGRWIDAEPREDTFVVNIGELLELASNGYLRATMHRVETPPAGSERLSIAFFLGARLDAVVPLYRLPAHLAAEARGPASDPHNPLFRDVGYNYLKGRIRSHPDVAQRYYRDVIGAQR
- a CDS encoding trans-sulfuration enzyme family protein; amino-acid sequence: MAKFDTLTVHAGYTPDATGAVMPAIYATSTYAQPAPGEHTGYEYSRSANPTRTALESAIAALEGGSRGYAFASGLAACSTVLELLDQGSHLVAVDDLYGGTYRLLEKVRSRTAGLRVTYVAPADIAALEQAIEPDTKMIWVETPTNPLLKLADLRAIAAIAKRRGLISVADNTFASPYIQRPLELGFDLVVHSATKYLNGHSDVVAGVAAVGDNPALAEQLGFLQNAVGGILDPFSSFLTLRGMRTLALRMERHSNSALRIAQWLESQPQVENVYYPGLPSHPQHALAARQMSRFGGMISVRLQGDDAYARRVIKRSKLFTLAESLGGVESLIGQPFSMTHASIPLEQRLKTGITPQLLRLSVGIEDAEDLIADLQQALAE
- a CDS encoding pyridoxal-phosphate dependent enzyme produces the protein MAIPLSVIDMIGNTPMLELTQFDTGPCRLFVKLENQNPGGSIKDRVALSMIEQAERDGRLQPGGTIIEATAGNTGLGLALVAALKGYKLLLVVPDKMSREKIFHLRALGVEVLLTRSDVGKGHPAYYQDYAKRLADEIPGAFYIDQFNNPANPAAHANTTAPELWRQMDHRVDAIAVGVGSGGTLGGLSQYFAEVSPQTEFVLADPAGSILADYLDNGQIGEAGSWLVEGIGEDFVPPLSDFGQVRNAYRIGDAEAFTTARDLLRKEGVLAGSSTGTLLAAALRYCRAQTEPKRVVTFVCDSGNKYLSKMYNDHWMLEQGLLSKPQHGDLRDLIAYRHDEGAAVSVSPEDTLAIVHARMRLYDISQLPVLEGDRVVGLIDEWDLLNAVQADAAHFSLPASSAMTQQVDTLQKEAGYRDLQATFNHGHVAVVLDGERFLGLITRTDVLNAWRQKLR